In Helianthus annuus cultivar XRQ/B chromosome 8, HanXRQr2.0-SUNRISE, whole genome shotgun sequence, a single genomic region encodes these proteins:
- the LOC110873639 gene encoding electron transfer flavoprotein subunit alpha, mitochondrial produces the protein MFKPTSLTYLIAHSRRRSIASCRHLGTLVIAEHEGGSLTASSLSSIEAAGKLLSKDSSLSLLLAGAGPTLQEAAAKAASCHPSVSQVLVADSDKFKNPLAEPWAKLVHLVQQKGEYSHIIAASNSFGKNILPRAAALLDVSPITDVIDISESNTFVRPIYAGNALSTIRYTGSDPCMLTVRSTSFPVGSTSADSKTNPVPIHQVDLSTFSEDWNSRHVKQTTQDSERPDLGSARVVITGGRALKSAENFKLIEKLAEKLGAAVGATRAAVDAGYVPNDLQVGQTGKIVAPELYMAFGVSGAIQHIAGMRDSKVIVAVNKDADAPIFQVADYGLVGDLFEIIPELLEKLPEKK, from the exons ATGTTCAAACCCACTTCTCTCACATACCTCATCGCTCATTCTCGTCGTCGTTCAATCGCATCTTGCAGACAC CTTGGAACATTAGTGATAGCAGAACATGAAGGTGGTTCACTCACTGCCAGTTCTTTAAGTTCAATTGAAGCTGCTGGAAAGTTGTTATCTAAAGACAGCTCTCTATCTTTGCTATTGGCTGGTGCGGGCCCCACTTTACAAGAGGCTGCTGCAAAGGCCGCTTCGTGTCATCCTTCAGTTTCTCAG GTGCTAGTGGCCGATTCTGATAAATTTAAAAACCCTTTAGCAGAACCATGGGCCAAATTGGTCCATTTAGTGCAGCAAAAAGGCGAATACTCACATATAATTGCTGCTTCAAattcttttgggaaaaatattttaCCTCGTGCCGCTGCCCTTCTTGACGTCTCACCAATTACTGATGTCATCGACATATCAGAATCTAATACGTTTGTGAG GCCAATATATGCTGGCAATGCTCTATCTACGATCCGTTACACTGGTTCAGATCCTTGCATGTTGACCGTTAGGTCAACCTCGTTTCCAGTGGGCTCAACTTCAGCGGATTCTAAAACCAATCCTGTGCCAATACACCAGGTTGATTTATCGACATTTAGTGAAG ATTGGAATTCTAGACATGTGAAACAAACCACTCAAGATTCAGAACGCCCGGATCTTGGAAGTGCTCGTGTTGTTATTACAGGGGGGCGAGCTCTCAAAAGTGCTGAAAATTTTAAGTTAATTGAGAAACTCGCTGAAAAACTTGGTGCTGCAG TTGGTGCTACTCGTGCTGCTGTTGATGCGGGATACGTGCCTAATGACCTCCAG GTCGGTCAAACGGGCAAGATTGTTGCTCCAGAACTTTATATGGCTTTCGGCGTCTCTGGggccatccaacacatagctgGCATGAGAGATTCAAAAGTTATTGTTGCAGTAAACAAAGATGCCGATGCACCAATTTTTCAG GTCGCAGATTATGGACTTGTAGGTGATCTTTTCGAAATAATCCCCGAGTTGTTAGAGAAGCTCCCGGAAAAAAAATAA